A region from the Pseudomonas sp. P8_229 genome encodes:
- a CDS encoding transporter: MTVTVIVLVALSIVLDVAGQLCFKLGLDRLPELEGGFRLQLFWGQVFNAPLLWAGIGAYAIEFFVWLGALSRAPLSLLFPAAALAYCGVVLAGKLVLGETVSRRRWLGTLVITAGVMLVCAGHV; encoded by the coding sequence ATGACCGTAACCGTAATTGTGCTGGTGGCCCTGTCCATTGTGCTGGATGTGGCCGGCCAGCTGTGTTTCAAACTGGGCCTGGATCGACTGCCGGAGCTGGAAGGTGGCTTTCGCCTTCAGCTTTTCTGGGGCCAGGTGTTCAACGCGCCGCTGCTGTGGGCCGGGATCGGTGCTTACGCCATCGAGTTTTTCGTCTGGCTCGGCGCCCTGTCGCGGGCACCGCTGAGCCTGCTGTTTCCCGCCGCAGCACTGGCTTATTGCGGCGTGGTGCTGGCGGGCAAACTGGTGCTCGGTGAAACCGTCAGCCGGCGCCGCTGGCTAGGCACTCTGGTGATTACGGCGGGCGTCATGCTCGTGTGTGCCGGCCATGTCTGA
- a CDS encoding transporter, which yields MSEARLELQGNDAMHWLHGRLGTIVLWALLIILESGGQIASKVGGDQLGQVDFTLQWLQGIVMTPGVWVAIACYIGAFFVWMLILRRSSLSLAFPLSSLVFVGVLLGSWLGLGEQISLLHWVGVAVIMGGIALLAEGEEH from the coding sequence ATGTCTGAAGCTCGCCTGGAACTGCAAGGGAACGACGCGATGCATTGGCTGCACGGGCGCCTGGGCACCATTGTGCTCTGGGCGTTGTTAATCATTCTGGAAAGTGGCGGGCAGATCGCGAGCAAGGTCGGCGGCGATCAGTTGGGCCAGGTCGACTTCACCCTGCAATGGCTGCAAGGCATCGTCATGACGCCCGGCGTGTGGGTGGCGATTGCCTGCTATATCGGCGCGTTTTTTGTCTGGATGCTGATCCTGCGCCGCAGCAGCCTGTCGCTGGCGTTCCCCCTGAGTTCGCTGGTGTTTGTCGGCGTGCTGCTGGGATCGTGGCTGGGGTTGGGCGAGCAGATCAGCCTGCTGCACTGGGTCGGCGTGGCGGTAATCATGGGCGGCATTGCCCTGCTCGCCGAAGGCGAAGAGCACTGA
- a CDS encoding MipA/OmpV family protein, translating into MQRKTLALLSALACFSGAAVADGITGEAGLGLGYQPHDPTGSRYETRPIPYLDLDWGDVSLSTDDGLTWSALKTNGFSAGPYLNYLSGRTANGELRGLRDVPDMAEAGGFVQYAPADFWRVFASVGQAIGGGGGQGGVFARVGGEIGYPLGGGVIGSSNLTAHFADAQGTQTFFGVSDKEAQASGFRAYNAGGGLQNVTLTQSFEFPLAQHWSLVTSASWIHLTRSAADSSIVKAVGDTNQGEVQAAIAYKFD; encoded by the coding sequence ATGCAGAGGAAGACACTGGCGCTATTGAGCGCACTGGCCTGCTTTTCCGGGGCCGCCGTGGCGGATGGCATCACTGGCGAAGCGGGCCTGGGGCTGGGCTATCAGCCCCATGATCCGACCGGCAGCCGTTACGAAACGCGGCCGATCCCGTATCTGGATCTGGACTGGGGCGATGTCAGCCTCAGTACCGACGACGGGCTGACCTGGAGCGCCTTGAAAACCAACGGTTTCAGCGCCGGGCCGTATCTCAATTACTTGTCCGGGCGCACCGCCAACGGCGAGTTGCGCGGCCTGCGTGATGTGCCGGACATGGCCGAGGCTGGCGGCTTCGTGCAGTACGCCCCGGCCGATTTCTGGCGGGTGTTTGCCTCGGTCGGCCAGGCCATCGGCGGTGGCGGTGGTCAGGGCGGCGTGTTTGCCCGTGTGGGTGGTGAAATCGGTTATCCGCTGGGCGGCGGGGTGATCGGCAGCAGTAACCTGACCGCGCATTTCGCCGATGCGCAGGGCACGCAGACCTTCTTCGGCGTCAGCGACAAGGAAGCCCAGGCCTCGGGGTTTCGCGCCTACAACGCCGGCGGCGGTTTGCAGAACGTGACGTTGACCCAGAGCTTCGAATTTCCCCTGGCGCAGCACTGGTCGCTGGTCACCAGCGCAAGCTGGATCCACCTGACCCGCTCGGCGGCAGACAGCAGCATCGTCAAAGCGGTGGGCGATACCAATCAAGGCGAAGTGCAGGCAGCTATCGCCTACAAGTTCGACTGA
- a CDS encoding HAD-IB family phosphatase: MIDWHIVCDFDGTITRTDVIDSILERFADPSWEAIENEWLEGRIGSRECLSRQLALIQATPSQLLEFFDSIEIDPDFPDFVDHVIGLGASLEVVSDGIEQGIARILARNYVTLLPILANRLRQIDHDKWRIDFPYASDACRAASGNCKCKSTPSSKRVLVIGDGQSDMCVAATADFVFAKDRLAEHCERNGIAYARFDSFAELPQLLARLPLAPAANAVSFSTESTSEAQETLHHV; the protein is encoded by the coding sequence ATGATTGACTGGCATATCGTGTGTGACTTCGACGGGACCATCACCCGTACCGATGTGATCGACAGCATCCTTGAACGCTTCGCCGACCCGAGCTGGGAAGCCATCGAAAACGAATGGCTGGAGGGCAGGATCGGTTCCCGCGAATGCCTCAGCCGTCAACTGGCGCTAATCCAGGCCACGCCCTCGCAACTGCTCGAGTTCTTCGACAGCATCGAGATCGATCCCGACTTCCCTGATTTCGTCGACCACGTGATCGGCCTCGGCGCTTCGCTGGAAGTGGTCAGCGACGGCATCGAGCAAGGCATCGCGCGGATCCTCGCACGCAACTACGTGACCTTGCTGCCGATCCTCGCCAATCGCCTGCGCCAGATCGATCACGACAAGTGGCGCATCGATTTCCCCTACGCCAGCGACGCCTGCCGCGCCGCGTCTGGCAACTGCAAATGCAAGTCCACCCCCAGCAGCAAACGCGTGCTGGTGATCGGAGACGGCCAGTCCGACATGTGCGTGGCGGCCACCGCCGACTTCGTCTTCGCCAAGGATCGCCTGGCCGAGCACTGCGAACGCAACGGCATCGCCTACGCGCGTTTCGACAGCTTCGCCGAACTGCCACAACTGCTGGCCCGCCTGCCGCTGGCCCCGGCCGCCAACGCCGTCTCTTTCAGTACCGAATCCACTTCTGAAGCACAGGAAACCCTGCACCATGTCTGA
- a CDS encoding aspartate aminotransferase family protein, translating to MSDIRIATAEDQVLLEKEAKYCSYGDTVHYIEPPRIFSRCEGSYVWDTEDQAYLDLQMWYSAVNFGYANPRLNNALKQQIDTLPQIASQYLHKGKIELSEMIAVDAKNKFGLDGRVHFNVGGSQSIEDSLKVVRNATNGKSLMFAFEGGYHGRTLGASSITSSYRYRRRYGHFGERAQFIPFPYHFRGPKGMTKEEYGSHCVQQFARLFETEYNGVWDPKVGQSEYAAFYVEPIQGTGGYVIPPMNFYSELKHVLDQHGILMVVDEIQMGFYRTGKLWSIEHFDVKPDVIVFGKALTNGLNPLGGIWAREELINPKVFPPGSTHSTFASNPLGTAVGLEMFKMTSEVDYGAMVMAKGKYFLDGLQDLKKRYPIIGDVDGLGLALRCEICTEDGFTPDKATLDFMVEEGMKGDIEIDGRRLGLILDVGGYYKNVITLAPSLEISYPEIDLGLALLDRLLHRAMKR from the coding sequence ATGTCTGATATCCGCATTGCGACAGCCGAAGACCAGGTCCTTCTGGAAAAAGAAGCCAAATACTGCTCCTACGGCGACACCGTTCACTACATCGAACCGCCGCGCATCTTCAGTCGCTGCGAAGGCTCCTATGTCTGGGACACCGAAGATCAGGCCTACCTCGATCTGCAGATGTGGTACTCGGCGGTCAACTTCGGTTACGCCAACCCGCGCCTGAACAATGCCCTGAAACAACAGATCGACACCCTGCCGCAGATCGCCAGCCAGTACCTGCACAAGGGCAAGATCGAGCTCTCGGAAATGATCGCGGTCGACGCCAAGAACAAGTTCGGCCTCGACGGCCGCGTGCACTTCAACGTCGGCGGCTCGCAGTCGATCGAGGACTCGCTGAAAGTCGTGCGCAACGCCACCAACGGCAAGAGCCTGATGTTCGCCTTCGAGGGCGGTTATCACGGGCGCACCCTCGGTGCTTCGTCAATCACCTCCAGCTACCGCTATCGCCGCCGCTACGGCCACTTCGGCGAGCGTGCGCAGTTCATCCCGTTCCCGTATCACTTCCGCGGCCCGAAAGGCATGACCAAGGAAGAGTACGGCAGCCACTGCGTGCAGCAATTCGCGCGGTTGTTCGAGACCGAATACAACGGCGTCTGGGACCCGAAAGTCGGCCAGAGCGAATACGCAGCCTTCTACGTCGAGCCGATCCAGGGCACCGGCGGCTACGTGATTCCACCGATGAACTTCTACAGCGAACTCAAGCACGTGCTGGATCAGCACGGCATCCTGATGGTGGTCGATGAAATCCAGATGGGTTTCTATCGCACCGGCAAGCTGTGGTCGATCGAGCACTTCGACGTCAAACCCGACGTGATCGTCTTCGGCAAGGCGCTGACCAACGGCCTGAACCCGCTGGGCGGCATCTGGGCCCGTGAAGAGCTGATCAACCCGAAAGTATTCCCGCCAGGCTCGACTCACTCGACCTTCGCCTCCAACCCGCTGGGCACTGCCGTGGGTCTGGAAATGTTCAAGATGACCAGCGAAGTCGACTACGGCGCGATGGTCATGGCCAAGGGCAAATACTTCCTCGACGGCCTGCAGGACCTGAAAAAACGCTACCCGATCATTGGCGATGTCGACGGTCTGGGCCTGGCGCTGCGCTGCGAGATCTGCACCGAAGACGGCTTCACCCCGGACAAGGCCACCCTGGACTTCATGGTCGAGGAAGGCATGAAGGGCGACATCGAAATCGACGGTCGCCGCCTGGGCCTGATTCTCGATGTGGGCGGCTACTACAAGAACGTCATCACCCTGGCACCGTCGCTGGAAATCAGCTATCCGGAAATCGACCTGGGCCTGGCCCTCCTCGACCGCCTCCTGCATCGGGCGATGAAACGATGA